The region AGGCGGGGAGAAGAGtgtcacctcccccctcccccgtgtatACAAACACACCCCTTCCAGCCCTCCCAGACCCTCCCAACGCTTTGAAATCCCATCCTGGGCTTTGTTGTCTACTCCGGAGGGGCCGGGAATGCTCAGAGCCCCTGGTATAAAAGCAACGCTGGCGGCCTTGGCTAGGCAGAGCTGCGCGCGCCCTGCAGCTGGCTGGAGGTTGCAGGCACCCCTAGCACCCCCTGAAAGCTGCAGCTGCCGGCGCGcctgcacccccacccctgcccctcctcccgtTTGCAAAGTGgcattctttccttccccctcgcCGGCTTCTTCTGCACTTGATTCCTTCGGCAATGACAGTGGCGGGTGCACGGGTGGCGGCGGCTCGATTCCTCGCCGCCTTTTTAGTGGCCGCTCTGGGCCGCCCCGCTCTGCTGGGAGTGGGCGCCACCTTGAACTCCGTGCTGGTCAATTCCAATGCGATCAAGAACCTGCCCCCGCCGCTGGGTGGCGGGGCCGGCCACCCCGGCTCAGCCGTCAGCGTGGCGCCCGGAGTGCCATACGAAGGCGGGAACAAGTACCAGACCCTTGACAACTACCAGGTGAGAGGGTGGGGGGCCCTAGGAGAGCCGGTGACCTtgaagtggaggggaggagatggTCTCACATTTGGAGGGGACCGAACGTGCTTGGGCTGTTGAAGATTGCAAGCTGCATCTTGGGGTGCAGTGAGGGGGCACTTCGGCGGCTTCGGGGGGAGGGTCTGTGATGACCTCCCGGGGAACTGCACACCTGGGAGCCTCACCTTCTCCTCTGGGCTCCCCTCCCTTAGCCGTACCCCTGCGCCGACGACGAGGAGTGCGGCTCGGAGGAGTACTGCGCCAGCCCGCTCCGCGGAGGGGGCGCGGGCGTGCAGATCTGCCTGGCGTGCAGGAAGCGGAGGAAACGCTGCATGCGCCACGCCATGTGCTGCCCCGGGAATTACTGCAAAAACGGTGAGTCTTCTTGCCCGCCC is a window of Perognathus longimembris pacificus isolate PPM17 chromosome 2, ASM2315922v1, whole genome shotgun sequence DNA encoding:
- the Dkk1 gene encoding dickkopf-related protein 1, with translation MTVAGARVAAARFLAAFLVAALGRPALLGVGATLNSVLVNSNAIKNLPPPLGGGAGHPGSAVSVAPGVPYEGGNKYQTLDNYQPYPCADDEECGSEEYCASPLRGGGAGVQICLACRKRRKRCMRHAMCCPGNYCKNGICMPSDHSHFHRGEIEETIIESFGNDHGTLDGYARRTTLSSKIYHTKGQEGSVCLRSSDCATGLCCARHFWSKICKPVLKEGQVCTKHRRKGSHGLEIFQRCYCGEGLSCRIQKDHHQASNSSRLHTCQRH